In the Hordeum vulgare subsp. vulgare chromosome 7H, MorexV3_pseudomolecules_assembly, whole genome shotgun sequence genome, one interval contains:
- the LOC123412927 gene encoding myb family transcription factor MPH1-like: MRGFERRGVRQYNRSEEPRMRWTEELHRQFIDAVDCLGGQDEATPKRILQLMGVKGVSISHIKSHLQMYRSSSSGGSSNPPHTPVNRRQDRCCIDGNITATSASDMIDVPSYPVFRHGHHSMSRPCQIPSIEEVFRTWEQSRGRLQWDSSGMLNTTEKEIGSSCHADGKTCQKKQQVTTGCDLTLSIGRWEEEEASSDADISSTTTEESAVPARGQGAGGHCHPEASVDLNLDLNLDLAISSSWL; encoded by the exons ATGAGGGGATTTGAGAGGAGGGGCGTCCGGCAGTACAACCGGTCGGAGGAGCCGCGGATGCGGTGGACGGAGGAGCTTCACCGGCAGTTCATCGATGCCGTCGACTGCCTCGGTGGCCAGGACG AGGCAACACCAAAGCGAATTCTTCAGCTCATGGGCGTAAAGGGAGTCAGCATATCTCACATCAAAAGCCATCTCCAAATGTACAGATCAAGCTCTAGCGGCGGCAGCAGCAACCCACCCCATACACCAGTGAATCGTCGTCAAGATCGCTGCTGCATCGATGGGAACATCACGGCAACTTCGGCTTCAGACATGATCGACGTTCCCTCTTACCCTGTGTTTCGCCACGGCCACCATTCGATGTCACGGCCGTGCCAAAT ACCGTCCATCGAGGAGGTTTTCAGGACCTGGGAGCAGAGTAGAGGGCGGCTGCAATGGGATTCCTCCGGCATGCTAAATACCACAGAGAAG GAGATTGGCTCGTCATGTCACGCTGATGGCAAGACGTGTCAGAAGAAGCAACAGGTGACGACGGGGTGTGACCTGACGCTATCGATCGGTcgatgggaggaggaagaggcgagTAGTGACGCTGACATCTCGAGCACGACCACCGAGGAGTCCGCTGTGCCGGCAAGGGGTCAAGGAGCCGGTGGCCACTGTCACCCCGAGGCTTCCGTCGATCTAAATCTTGACCTGAACCTCGACCTTGCAATCTCATCTTCTTGGCTCTGA